One Miscanthus floridulus cultivar M001 chromosome 11, ASM1932011v1, whole genome shotgun sequence DNA window includes the following coding sequences:
- the LOC136490637 gene encoding glutamate decarboxylase-like: MALSTANTNAAESHLHCSTFASRYVRTALPRFKMPEQSIPKEAAYQIINDELMLDGNPRLNLASFVTTWMEPECDKLIQSSINKNYVDMDEYPVTTELQNRCVNMIAHLFNVPIGDDETAVGVGTVGSSEAIMLAGLAFKRKWQNKMKAAGKPYDKPNIVTGANVQVCWEKFARYFEVELKEVKLKEGYYVMDPEKAAEMVDENTICVAAILGSTLNGEFEDVKMLNHLLTAKNAETGWDTPIHVDAASGGFIAPFIYPELEWDFRLPLVKSINVSGHKYGLVYAGVGWVIWRSKEDLPDELIFHINYLGADQPTFTLNFSKGSSQIIAQYYQLIRLGFEGYKDVMQNCRDNATVLREGIENMGYFDVVSKDSGVPLVAFSLKDSSKYTVFEVAESLRRFGWIVPAYTMPADAEHVAVMRVVIREDFSRGLAERLIADLGKTMADMDAHAGRKAPEQPKKSVHDIEKEVTTFWRRLVANNKKKSNMVC, encoded by the exons ATGGCGCTGTCCACGGCGAACACGAACGCCGCCGAGTCCCATCTGCACTGCTCCACCTTCGCGTCGCGCTACGTGCGCACCGCGCTCCCGAG ATTCAAGATGCCGGAGCAGTCGATCCCCAAGGAGGCGGCGTACCAGATCATCAACGACGAGCTGATGCTGGACGGGAACCCGCGGCTGAACCTGGCGTCGTTCGTGACCACGTGGATGGAGCCCGAGTGCGACAAGCTCATCCAGTCCTCCATCAACAAGAACTACGTCGACATGGATGAGTACCCCGTCACCACCGAGCTCCAG AACCGGTGCGTGAACATGATCGCGCACCTCTTCAACGTGCCGATCGGCGACGACGAGACGGCGGTTGGGGTAGGGACCGTCGGCTCCTCGGAGGCCATCATGCTGGCCGGGCTGGCGTTCAAGAGGAAGTGGCAGAACAAGATGAAGGCGGCGGGCAAGCCCTACGACAAGCCCAACATCGTCACCGGCGCCAACGTCCAG GTGTGCTGGGAGAAGTTCGCGCGCTACTTCGAGGTGGAGCTCAAGGAGGTGAAGCTCAAGGAAGGGTACTACGTGATGGACCCCGAGAAGGCCGCGGAGATGGTGGACGAGAACACCATCTGCGTCGCCGCCATCCTCGGCTCCACGCTCAACGGCGAGTTCGAGGACGTCAAGATGCTCAACCACCTGCTCACGGCCAAGAACGCCGAGACAGG GTGGGACACCCCGATCCACGTGGACGCGGCGAGCGGCGGCTTCATCGCGCCCTTCATCTACCCGGAGCTGGAGTGGGACTTCCGGCTGCCGCTGGTGAAGAGCATCAACGTCAGCGGCCACAAGTACGGCCTCGTCTACGCCGGCGTCGGCTGGGTGATCTGGAGGAGCAAGGAGGACCTCCCCGACGAGCTCATCTTCCACATCAACTACCTCGGCGCCGACCAGCCCACCTTCACGCTCAACTTCTCCAAAG GTTCGAGCCAGATTATCGCGCAGTATTACCAGCTCATCCGCCTCGGATTCGAG GGCTACAAGGACGTGATGCAGAACTGCCGCGACAACGCGACGGTGCTCCGCGAGGGCATCGAGAACATGGGCTACTTCGACGTGGTGTCCAAGGACTCGGGCGTGCCGCTGGTGGCCTTCTCGCTCAAGGACTCCTCCAAGTACACGGTGTTCGAGGTGGCCGAGAGCCTCCGCCGGTTCGGCTGGATCGTGCCGGCCTACACCATGCCCGCCGACGCCGAGCACGTGGCCGTGATGCGCGTCGTCATCCGCGAGGACTTCAGCCGCGGCCTCGCCGAGCGGCTCATCGCGGACCTGGGCAAGACCATGGCCGACATGGACGCGCACGCCGGCAGGAAGGCGCCGGAGCAGCCCAAGAAGTCGGTgcacgacatcgagaaggaggtgacCACCTTCTGGCGGAGGCTGGTCGCCAATAATAAGAAGAAGAGCAACATGGTGTGCTGA